ACGCTTTAGGGATTAGGTCTAAACCGGCAATTGCCGCAGCTGTAGCAAGGCCCGCGACAGGGCCCCCCAGATATCCCGCAGCGCCAGTGAGTATTCCTTTTACTGGCAAGCTCTGCGCCATGGTGAGAACATCACCATCAACCGCTTGAGAAACAATCAGTTTTGATACTTCTTCTAAAGGCAACCCTTGTTCACGTGCCGACGTTTTCGGGTGTAAGCCTGAGGAATTAAAGGTATAGCCTTTATTTCCCGATACAGCCACACCGGATGTTGCCAGCCCGCCACCGAGAGAGTGACCGACCATAATGACATCATCTTGATATAATTGCTCAGCTCTTCGTGCAAGTTCCATCGCTTGGTTGTACTGGGTCGTTTCCATACCACTGCCTTGCATAAAGTTGGTTTTCCAATCTGCTGCACCGGTTACACCGTTGTTCGTTCCTCGGAACGTTAACATTTTTTCACCAGTAATATCAGATTCAAATAACGCGGCTCCGAAGCCCGAATCATTATCGGTAAATACCGCGTCCGCTAATTCTGGTGTATTTTCTGCGTTGAGGTGTTTTAAACCCACAGGCGGTTCTGGCAGCGTGTCTATATACCCTCGGTTGTATTCATCAACGCGATAAACATACTGAGCGGCCTCAGCACGAACGACATTGTCATTATTAAAGTCAAGACGCTGCGCTGCAGGCTCTGCTCCAGGTAGCGAGCGGGTATCGGCAATTAGAGTCTTTCTTTGCTGATAACGTTGTTGCCTAGCTGCGACAGCATCAAACTGCTCAGGGACCTCTGCCACTTGGGGTAATGGGGTGCTTGTCGAAGGCCCGTCTATTACACCGGCCGAGCTTGAGGCTGGAACCGCAGCTTTTGAGCTAGAAGGCGTGCTTTTACCTTGAGGACTGGCCAAATCTGCACCACTACTACGTTTTGGTTGCTCAGCGCTGGATTGCTGTGAACGAGTCTTGTCAGATTTTTGCAGCTGACGTTTTACAACGCTTGGATGCTGGGCAATATCTTCTAGTGGATAAACAACTAGTCGCCCGTCTGTCATTGCCTGCGCCACATCGCACAACTGTACATGTAAGGGCTTTGAGCCGCCATTTAGTAGGGTTAAGTTTAAATAATCGTAAAGCGCACTAATGATAAGGTGATTATTTCGCCACGGGTCCAAGTCATGAAGGAACTGTTCTGCAAATACTACCCCCGCACTGAACTCGGCCATTGCTGGCCCCAGCATAGGATCATCAGGGATATGCTCTGGACGACATATTAAGTGAGGCTCGCCAAAACAGCAGTACACCACGATACCTTGTGAAAACAAGGCTTCTTGGTTGTGGCTGCTAAGGTAAGCGTTCATATTAATTCAACTTAATCACGCCAGCTTTAAGGGCAATTTGACTGCCATTGATCTTGATATTGGTGCCTTTAATATCAATGCTGCCATCACTTTTCATGGTGATAGACGCGCCGCCGGTTTTAATATTAATCTCTTTACCAGCTTCAATATTAAGTGCGTCACCTACTTTCAGGGTGTCGTTTTTACCTATATCTGTACTGCGATCTTTGCCGACTTTAATCGTGTCGTTGTTGGTTATATCACTTAAACGGTCATTGAGTATGGTGTCTTTCTGATCGTTTTTAACATGTAAGTGATGGTCTTTCTCTGCTTGTAAGTAGAGGAGTTCACTGCCTTTTTTATCTTCAAAACGTATTTCATTAAAGTTATCGGCGCCACCTTCTTTGGTGGACCTTGACTTAATACCACTTTGGGTTTTATCCGCAGGCAGTGCATAAGGAGGCATCAAGTCGGCATTATAGAGCGCACCACTGATAATGGGTTGATCAGGATCGCCATTAATAAATTCAACTAAGACTTCTTGTCCAACACGAGGGAAGAAGAACGCGCCCCACTTTTTACCCGCCCAATTTTGAGCTACACGGATCCAGCATGAGCTCTTGGAGTCTTTTTTACCCTCGCGGTCCCAATCAAATTGCACCTTTACGCGGCCATACTTATCGATATGAATTTCATCACCTGGATCACCGGTTACGAGTGCAGTTTGTATACCTTGAACTAAGGGCTTTTGGTAACTGCGGGTAGGGCGATAAACAGTATCTTTAGGTACGCAGCTAAAGCTGTTGGAGTAGACTAAGCCTTCACTTTGGCCAGCACCCGATTGGTTAGGAACATTGGCAGAGGTACGTAATTTTGTAACAACAAACTTTTTACCCTCTAGGCGGGGGTCTTCATGCTTTTTAAACGCAAAGATACCACCAAGCACAAACGAGCGACAGTCACTTTTACCGCTACTGAGGTTCATGTCTTTTTGTAATGATTGAAGTTGAATTGAAGCGAGATCCGAGGCGCGCTTGTTGCATTCTGCCTCCCCGGTGTACTCAAATACCTCGCCGCTACTTTGTGTCGGCAGTTCAGGCTTTTTCTGTTCACCGTCTGGGTATTTGCTCGGCTTTTCAAAGTCATAACCTAAACGTTTATAACTACCCGGAGCCAGAGAGAGGCCACCTTGCCAAGCGCTGATATGAGATTCACTAAGATGGCCCGAGGAGTGGGCTACGGGTGAGTCTGCTACATCAGCATAGACGGTTTCATCATCGGCAAAAACTAAAGTGTGATTGCCTTGTGAGTGCTCAAAATAGAAGTAAATACCTTCTTGCTGGAATAAGCGTTGGATAAATTCCAAGTCATTCTCTTGATATTGAACACAGTACTCGTACTTTGGATAACTCTTTTTAGTTTTATCGCTAAAAGCAACGCCATGTTGACCAAATAAATCAGCGGCAATTTCCGTAACCTTCTTTTGCTGATAGATTCGATAATTTTGGCGATGTTGCATTGTCGCAGCAACAGGCACAATAGTAACCTGATAATCGATGTAATTTTTTTGCTCATCTTTATCAGCCGTGCGTGTGCCCAAGGACACCATTTGACTTACGATACCATGAAAGTGGCGAGCCGCACCGCCGCCTTTGGCATTGCGTAACTCAATAACAGCCGCTTTACCTACTACGGCATCATGGCTTACTTGCGAGCCAATGGTAAACATATTGGCAGAGATAACAAACAGCTCGGACATACTCTCCGCAGCATTAAAGCTAGTGAGATAAAACGCATCCTTGCCAGCCGCTGTGGTGATTTTAATTACATTTTTGTCTTGTGTCGCTTTTTGCATTCCATGCCTCAATTGTTATCCAAAATACAGTAAGCTCCGGCGCGTGAGCGCCGAAGCTGAGTTGGGCAACAAATAAATTACATTTGTTGACCTTTAACACCGCTGTAGCCGTATACAAGCGGCGCAGTGATGCTGTTTTTGTCGTCTGTTGGAGTTACAGTCATCATCATTTCTGTGTAGCTGATGGTGATTGTCTCGATAGGACGGTCGTTTTGTACAGACACGCTGTAGCTAGAGATCATGGCATCAGTTAGGTCGATTTTCATGATTTCTTCTACTTTGTCGCCTTGCTTAGTGATGTGGAAAGTCGCAGGTTGACCTTTACCAATCGTAGCTTCTTTGAAAAGGTCCGGAGACGCTTTATCTTGAAGTTTAGTGATAGTCACATCGCCTAGGCGAGTCGCGCTTGCTTCACGGTCCATAGCGGTACCAGTGTGAGCTGAAATTTCACGGCTGATGTTCCAGTCTAGAGATAGTACTGTGATCAAATCCTTGAAAGACTCAGCAGTTGTTTCGCCTTTGATTGAACCATACTTAAGGTAAGTATTTGCTTGCATTTCTTATGCTCCTTTTTGCATTTTACTAACATCCATAAATGGATAGGGTACTTCCCGGCGAACCGGAAATTTATAGCTTCGACTTCATTATCTTTTGAACTGCAAGTAAAGGGTGGGTACTGATAAATCCCTTTGTCAGCAAAAAATAATTCCTTCTCTAGTGCATCTTTATATGCGCTGAGTAAATTATATTTAATTGCGATATCTAACACAAGAATATAATTAATAAGAAATTATATTATTCTGATTTTTGCAATTCGATTTGAGGTGGGTTAAGCCACCTCAATCACTAACTCATCACCTTCGATAGTCAATGATACTGAATTAATGTCCTTTTTACTGGTCATGCTGTTGAGTAACTCTTCACTCAGTTTCGGCAATATTTCATTTTGTAGAATATTATGAATGTTCCTAGCACCTGAACCAGGCTCATGACAGCGTTGTACGATATAATCTGTAAGCTCTTTTTCGAAGCTAAACTCTGCGCCATAGTTTTTGGCGACGCGTTTTTCGACTTTCGCGAGCTGAATTTTGGCAATGTCGATGAGCATTTCATCAGTCAGAGGTACATAAGGAACAATGTTAATTCTTCCTAAGAAAGCTGGCTTAAACGCTTCTAGTAAATCATCACGTAGCGCCTTTTGCAGTCCTTTGATAGATGGGGCTGTTTCCGGGTCATCGAACAAGTTCATGGTGGTGTCAGTGCCGACGTTTGATGTCATGATGATAATGGTATTTTTAAAATCGATGTCACGGCCTTCACCGTCTTTGATCATCCCTTTATCAAATACTTGATAGAAAATATCCTGTACTCCAGGGTGTGCTTTTTCCATCTCATCAAGTAGTACCACACTGTATGGCTGGCGACGCACCGCCTCGGTCAAAATACCGCCTTCGCCATAGCCAACGTAGCCCGGTGGTGAGCCTAATAGCAATGACACTTTATGCTCTTCTTTGAACTCAGACATATTAATAACGGTGACGTTTTCTTCTGAGCCATATACTTCACTTGCTAGTGTAAGCGCCGTCTCAGTTTTACCTACACCACTTGGGCCGGTAAGCATGAAAATACCATTGGGGCGGTTCTCATCAGCAAGTTGCGCGCGTGATGTTTGAACGGTTTTAGCAATAAGGTCAAGCGCATGATCTTGGCCGACCACACGTTCTTTCATGCTGTCGGCTAAGTTAAGTACCGCATTGATCTCATCTTCATGCATTTTACCGACAGGAATACCTGTCCAATCAGCAATAACTTGGGCAATGAGAGCTTCATCGACCTGCCAGTGAACCATATTTTGCTCATATTCACTCAGGTTGGCCTTAATATCATTGAGCTCAGCAACGAGCGTCTCTTTATCCGCTTGTTCTTGCTGTAGTTCACTGAGAATTTCTCCAACACGGGCTATAGCTTGTTGCTCTTGCTGCCATTGCTCTTTGAGCGGGGCTAACTGCGCTTCGATATCCGTCTTTTGTTGTTCTAATTCGGAAATTTTAGCGCTATGGTCTAAGCCCGCATTCGCTTCGCGCGTCAACATGGCCATTTGATCATCAAGGCGCTGCACTTTGCGGTTTAAGTTTTCCACCGGGCCAGGCGTAGCAGCTTGGCTCATAGCAACGCGAGCACAGGCTGTGTCTAGCAAACCAACGGCTTTATCGGGGAGTTGGCGGCCACTTACATAGCGGTGCGATAGATTCACTGCACTTTCCAGTGCTTGTTCTGATATGAAGACGCTATGGTGGCTTTCCATGACGGGTACAAGTCCGCGCAACATGGCGATGGCTTTGCTTGGCTCAGGCTCATCGACTTTGACGACTTGGAAGCGTCGAGTTAGAGCGGCGTCTTTTTCAAAGAATTTCTTATACTCGGCCCATGTTGTTGCCGCAATCGTGCGCAACTCGCCGCGCGCTAACGCGGGCTTCAGCAAGTTGGCGGCATCATTTTGACCTGCCTGACCGCCACTGCCGATCATAGTGTGGGCTTCATCAATAAATAAAATGATGGGCTGCGCCGAGTTTTTCACTTCACTAATTAGTGATTTTAAGCGGTTTTCGAACTCACCTTTCATTCCTGCGCCAGCTTGAAGGAGCGCGAGATCCAGTGTATGAATACGCACATTCTTAATTGCTTCTGGCACATCTTGTTCGGCGATGCGAAGCGCAAGCCCTTCCACAACAGCAGTTTTACCCACACCTGCCTCACCAGTCAGAATAGGGTTATTTTGACGGCGACGTGTCAGGATATCGATCATTTGTCGAATTTCGTCATCACGCCCTAGAATAGGGTCAATCTTGCCAGACTTTGCTTGCGCAGTAAGATCAATGGTGAATTGATCTAAGCTTGGCGTCTTACCCGAAGCTTGCGTTGCTGGTTTGTCAGAATTTGATGTAGATGCAGCGAGCTGATTACTCTCGTTTGATTGACCGGCCAATTCGGGCCACGCATGCAGTAATTGAGAAGGGTCAATTTTTTCCAGTTGCGGTGCATGACGCATTGTTAAAGAGCCAAGCGTGTCGTCTTTTACCAGCGTGTAAAGTAAATAAGCGCTGCGTATTTGCGTATCGTTAAACTCGATACTGGTGTTAAGCCAGGTTTGACGCAATAAAGAGATCACATGTGGTGATAAGCTGGGTGCAGACTCATTACCGGTTTTAAAGCTTTCCAAAGCTTGGTTTAGCTCGGCCATTAATCTGTCAGCATTAATACCGAAACTCGCCAATATGATACGCACATCATCGAGTTTTTTATCCAGCATGGCATGCAACCAGTGCTCAAGCTCCACGGTAAAGTGGCTGCGACTATGGCACAGCGCAGCCGCTGCTTCTAAGGAGCCTCGACATTCTGGCGAGAGCTTCTCTACGAGTTTATTGAGGGTCATAGATGACATAGGTGTTTTCCTTTTCCTTATTGTCCGCGTAATTGAATACAAACATCACGCGATAGTACCCGTTCCCGAGCGAGGGTTACGCCCCCATGGCCCAAGGCTGAAGACTGTTGTCCCAACCTCATAACAGGTAGGTTTTTTAATTGCGTTTTTACATTAATGTTAGCTTTGACGGCATAGCCTAAATAGCTATGGAGCATATCTTTGAGCAATCCATTTAACGGGCCTTGTGGTAACAGCGCGCGTGCTTTGGCTTTATCTTTACAATGGAAGGTAATATCAATGGCGCTATTTACATCCCATACGGATTTACCGGCCGCAGCCTCAGAGCCAAGGCGAGCAAATTGCCCTTCGGGGTTTTCTCTTGTCCCTAAGCGTGTCTGCTCTGATGACGCTAATGGTCGCCAGGTACCGACAAATTGTTTTACGTCGACATCTAGTTCTAAATAGTGAGTGAGCAAACGCTCTAGCTGTACCGCGCTGCGCACTCGGCGGCTAAATAAACCCGCCATATGCAAACGGTAAGGTGCATTGCCGCCACTGAGGTGACCTAATACGCGAGTAAATGGGTCAAAATGCTCACTATGCGTAGAGTAATTGATTGCTTGGCGATATTTCTCCCAGGCGCGGTAATACAAAGACACCAAGCGATGATTAAACATGTCGTAAAAGTCCACCATTGTGGTGTCTTTTTGCTTAATACGAGAAAGCACCAGTTCACTGTAGTGCTGAGGCAGCGCTCCGCTTGGGCCTGTGAGCCCCATAAAAGTCACATCCACTTGATGATACTGTCCGCCTTGTTCGCAAGCGACTGGTTTGACTTTAGCAACAGGGGAGCCGGGAAAGCCTAAGTGCTGTACAGACTTGAACCGCACTAACTCTTGGTTAGGTAAGGCATCAGCTCCTACTTTCTGACCACGACTTCCAGCACGGTTTTGCAACATAAACACCGCTTGATAGAAGTCAAATTGGCCGGGGGT
This Pseudoalteromonas ruthenica DNA region includes the following protein-coding sequences:
- the tssG gene encoding type VI secretion system baseplate subunit TssG, giving the protein MSIDSLYKTPGQFDFYQAVFMLQNRAGSRGQKVGADALPNQELVRFKSVQHLGFPGSPVAKVKPVACEQGGQYHQVDVTFMGLTGPSGALPQHYSELVLSRIKQKDTTMVDFYDMFNHRLVSLYYRAWEKYRQAINYSTHSEHFDPFTRVLGHLSGGNAPYRLHMAGLFSRRVRSAVQLERLLTHYLELDVDVKQFVGTWRPLASSEQTRLGTRENPEGQFARLGSEAAAGKSVWDVNSAIDITFHCKDKAKARALLPQGPLNGLLKDMLHSYLGYAVKANINVKTQLKNLPVMRLGQQSSALGHGGVTLARERVLSRDVCIQLRGQ
- a CDS encoding type VI secretion system Vgr family protein — its product is MQKATQDKNVIKITTAAGKDAFYLTSFNAAESMSELFVISANMFTIGSQVSHDAVVGKAAVIELRNAKGGGAARHFHGIVSQMVSLGTRTADKDEQKNYIDYQVTIVPVAATMQHRQNYRIYQQKKVTEIAADLFGQHGVAFSDKTKKSYPKYEYCVQYQENDLEFIQRLFQQEGIYFYFEHSQGNHTLVFADDETVYADVADSPVAHSSGHLSESHISAWQGGLSLAPGSYKRLGYDFEKPSKYPDGEQKKPELPTQSSGEVFEYTGEAECNKRASDLASIQLQSLQKDMNLSSGKSDCRSFVLGGIFAFKKHEDPRLEGKKFVVTKLRTSANVPNQSGAGQSEGLVYSNSFSCVPKDTVYRPTRSYQKPLVQGIQTALVTGDPGDEIHIDKYGRVKVQFDWDREGKKDSKSSCWIRVAQNWAGKKWGAFFFPRVGQEVLVEFINGDPDQPIISGALYNADLMPPYALPADKTQSGIKSRSTKEGGADNFNEIRFEDKKGSELLYLQAEKDHHLHVKNDQKDTILNDRLSDITNNDTIKVGKDRSTDIGKNDTLKVGDALNIEAGKEINIKTGGASITMKSDGSIDIKGTNIKINGSQIALKAGVIKLN
- the tssH gene encoding type VI secretion system ATPase TssH, coding for MSSMTLNKLVEKLSPECRGSLEAAAALCHSRSHFTVELEHWLHAMLDKKLDDVRIILASFGINADRLMAELNQALESFKTGNESAPSLSPHVISLLRQTWLNTSIEFNDTQIRSAYLLYTLVKDDTLGSLTMRHAPQLEKIDPSQLLHAWPELAGQSNESNQLAASTSNSDKPATQASGKTPSLDQFTIDLTAQAKSGKIDPILGRDDEIRQMIDILTRRRQNNPILTGEAGVGKTAVVEGLALRIAEQDVPEAIKNVRIHTLDLALLQAGAGMKGEFENRLKSLISEVKNSAQPIILFIDEAHTMIGSGGQAGQNDAANLLKPALARGELRTIAATTWAEYKKFFEKDAALTRRFQVVKVDEPEPSKAIAMLRGLVPVMESHHSVFISEQALESAVNLSHRYVSGRQLPDKAVGLLDTACARVAMSQAATPGPVENLNRKVQRLDDQMAMLTREANAGLDHSAKISELEQQKTDIEAQLAPLKEQWQQEQQAIARVGEILSELQQEQADKETLVAELNDIKANLSEYEQNMVHWQVDEALIAQVIADWTGIPVGKMHEDEINAVLNLADSMKERVVGQDHALDLIAKTVQTSRAQLADENRPNGIFMLTGPSGVGKTETALTLASEVYGSEENVTVINMSEFKEEHKVSLLLGSPPGYVGYGEGGILTEAVRRQPYSVVLLDEMEKAHPGVQDIFYQVFDKGMIKDGEGRDIDFKNTIIIMTSNVGTDTTMNLFDDPETAPSIKGLQKALRDDLLEAFKPAFLGRINIVPYVPLTDEMLIDIAKIQLAKVEKRVAKNYGAEFSFEKELTDYIVQRCHEPGSGARNIHNILQNEILPKLSEELLNSMTSKKDINSVSLTIEGDELVIEVA
- a CDS encoding Hcp family type VI secretion system effector; this encodes MQANTYLKYGSIKGETTAESFKDLITVLSLDWNISREISAHTGTAMDREASATRLGDVTITKLQDKASPDLFKEATIGKGQPATFHITKQGDKVEEIMKIDLTDAMISSYSVSVQNDRPIETITISYTEMMMTVTPTDDKNSITAPLVYGYSGVKGQQM
- a CDS encoding Mbeg1-like protein, coding for MNAYLSSHNQEALFSQGIVVYCCFGEPHLICRPEHIPDDPMLGPAMAEFSAGVVFAEQFLHDLDPWRNNHLIISALYDYLNLTLLNGGSKPLHVQLCDVAQAMTDGRLVVYPLEDIAQHPSVVKRQLQKSDKTRSQQSSAEQPKRSSGADLASPQGKSTPSSSKAAVPASSSAGVIDGPSTSTPLPQVAEVPEQFDAVAARQQRYQQRKTLIADTRSLPGAEPAAQRLDFNNDNVVRAEAAQYVYRVDEYNRGYIDTLPEPPVGLKHLNAENTPELADAVFTDNDSGFGAALFESDITGEKMLTFRGTNNGVTGAADWKTNFMQGSGMETTQYNQAMELARRAEQLYQDDVIMVGHSLGGGLATSGVAVSGNKGYTFNSSGLHPKTSAREQGLPLEEVSKLIVSQAVDGDVLTMAQSLPVKGILTGAAGYLGGPVAGLATAAAIAGLDLIPKASGDMRSLPSLQGGTPIDRHGMDQVVEGIESQKQEDINTLNTIKDNYLG